gtttgaccgatgatatcacgaactatacaatatatgataattatacatacatatttaacatgatctaaggatgttttaatatctcattttgtattaataacaaaaagtcataagtatattttgaaactactaacttaagttttcaaaacaataaccatacgtaacgttatttgacataaatactgatgatttataatgtttatacatatatcgtataagtaatgtatttaatcatttttaaagggcttttatacataaaacaatataagtatatttacaaaagatagttatatttgaattctcgttccgtttcctcaataatcctatacgtatatctagggtactatacacagcttctagaagtatttactattggtatataccaatagaaatcttcaattattggaataatatgtcattcatgacataataaattttaacttatcttagatattttcactaaaaaccaaattttcaagcctataaataagcaccatttctaactcatttttacacattcattttccaaattttacttccaattttcacacacacttgcaagaactctctcaacttttattttactacttctttccagcaactttacattttaaacttgaggtaaaaactctacttcaactctttttcaattcatatatttatagctatatatataagagtttataaactagaacatattttgaatgatttcaaacttgttcgcaaactaaatagatccttctaacttaacttttaaaatacttcaagacctgtaatataacttaaaaatatgctaatttaacaaggtataacttggtttttcaaagaacaccttaaaaactgtttttatgacgtcggagtgcaaccgggggctgttttgggttggataattaaaaaccatcttaaactttgaattggaggtttattttctggaaaaatgatttttactatgaatatgataacacataaaaatttcatgatttaactcaaagtataagtatttttagaaaaataatcatttaaggttgtttacatgatggaaaatgattaacttcataagtttcactaaagtttgacctatgacctgtgatttcgaatacaaactaaggtatttacagttcatagtcttaaagagggactcgatccaaggaagtggcaagttgaatcaacgaaaacggagttgtaacgaagaaactatgaccaaaacgagatcggatatctaagactagtttggctacgaaaataattggagaaaattaaataaatcacatctttttaaaataacatgatattttatatatatgtactcataatttaattttatatggttcaggatcacccgtaaacaatacgagaagattaatcataagatcccatgattgtacgcaacacgtcatttgacaacaccggtactttatgtacgcaacacgtcatttgacaacaccggtaccatgggtcaagattaatctcgaccaatacatatacgatgggggtttttatttatttcattgggggtttattaaacacctaaaaatgaaccattaaaattgaattactaacatcggactgctaactacggactaagaaattattaaaactattaaaagtataaaaagtatatatatgtgacgattgtttaaaatagaaatatattgataaactatatatggataggttcgtgatatcaatcggagaccaagtcgaaattacatatcttcaagacgaaagtgagtatatagtcccacttttaaactctaagtatttcgggatgagaatacatgtattttatgttttacgttatggacacaagtaactgaaaaatatattctacgttgagttgtaccactggcatacttccctgtagcttggtaactgttatttacagcggtattgtaaacgcgaatcctgttgatagatctatcgggcctgataaccccaaccggactggacgaccagtattcaacggttgcacagtacttcgtttcgtgactacacttggtacggtgtagtaagatttcataataaagggaatatgcgacgtgattaaatgttaagtatggttaccaagtgctcaaccacttagaatatttttattaaactgtttatatatgaaatcttgtggtctatatatatattgctgccggcactaaacctatatctcaccaactttatgttgacgttttaaacatgtttattctcaggtgataattagaagtttccgctgcattatgttgaatttgagcaggatcttgcgtacgcatatttgtgtcaaaaataaaactgtatacccgaggatttgtgttgtaaaatatactagaaatcgtgttgttatcattatttgtaaagtttgtaagtcgaagattatcgctaaacgataatcatctttctatcgtctaaagcttgtatcaaaaataagatttgtggtttgtaatgtaaaatatatgcagttttctttttaaaatgtctcatatagaggtcaatacctcgcaatgaaatcatacgttatctaactcgttcttagggttaaggacgggttatgacataaacTTTTTAGGGACCTCGTGAAGCTCGAATCCTAGATTCGCCACCGCTAGTAAGAAAAGGTGTTTGGATTAGATTATGTGATTTGATAACGTAATAATTAAATGATCAATGAATATTAGTATTTGGCAAATTAGATTATTTGATAACTTAATAAGTAAAATTACTAAAATAGACATCCATAAATATttaaataatactaattacaataatgaAGTAATTAATACTTACATATACTAACAGCATATACTAAAAGTGGTTAGAAAATATGTCGTTTAAGTTATATTGAGTTGTAGTTTCGATTTTGCGTTCACATTATAAATGGTCCCTCAACTTCGACTATATTTACAAAAAGGTCCCTTAAGTTCACAATTTTTtaggggttaaaagtgtaaatgtttatttttattaaaataaaagaacctaatttcacccgaatttataacgggccctatcttctcgctcggtgcgagttaaatttaaccgggaccaccgttcaactcggaaaaatcttacgaacccaacgggactaattaTTCGCAAAACGGAcagtttttaaaaaacgctaaacacaacgacagcccgtattttcccgctcgccgcgagttaaatttttccgtcagcaccgtcagactcgaaataattttattaacaaaacgatactaactacttccgaaacggacactttttaaaaaaacgctaaacacaacgacatcccgtatcttcctgctcaccgcgagttaaatttttttacCAGCACTgttaggctcgaaataattttatcaacaaaacgaaactaactacgttcaaacCAGACAGATCTTAAAAAACACTAAAGCCGACGACACTAACAACGACGCATAACACATGgaccgttttcccttctgtaaataaaactgcattaaatatgaatatgcggccgaaagcccccgccgcatcgcgcgagcCGGGTCGGACTAGTTCATTAATAAAACTCGTAACAATTTATGGTACTAACtatttatcaatatcaagatatgactaataatgaaatattaataattatgaaaAGCATTAAACTATATTTTATACTCCGTATATTACTATTTGTCTATTTAGTATTGATTACAACTATATTTTATGGGAGTTGGTGATATCGTTTCATGGTGATGAGATGACTAAAAGTTAGACTTGTTTTAGtatataggattaataataataaaatagttatattGTAGGAAACAATAAATTAAATTTCAGACAGGATTTAAAACTTATGGAAAttcgattctaccattttcatagcgtctattattattattttttatataactttttttccctacttaaaggccggaggtcctctcggaagcaatctctttatccgtcgaataaagaaagggatgactttctctactcttgagagtgtttcactctgagtgaaaaaataacttgtctttattctcggatatgagaaggattgtctacatattATCTtcctcatacaccactcatgtaGTATTGGGTATTGTTGTGGTTGTAGGAAACAATAATTCAACGTAGCAAGTGTTATGGAAACGTGGCAGCCATTAATGGGCTTCAGAAGGAATTCTGTTTTACAACGTTTTTTAGCAGACTTACTAGTGTTATTTTTAAGTGGTACTCCGTAAATCAAGTTTATATAAGGGTATTTGAGTAAAATAGTGGGCAGACACTTGAAAGTGAAAAATGCGTTTGTGTTGGAGTAACACATATGATGCTTCTTGAAAATTGCATTTTGTGCTCATAATAACGCAGTTAATTGATTTATAATTTTCATTTGCCAAACACAAATATTTGATTAATTACGATTTCTAAAGGTGATAATCAAAAAATCTTGCTTCCGTCGCAACCCCAAACACCCTCTGAGTCACAGACAACTCGATTAGATTGcatacattaaattaaaaattattTGTTATCTCATGATAGTCTGCACGAAAAAGATCTTATACTTCTTCTTTATCCGTTTAGAAGTCATATCACATTAAAATTGAGACATTGTTTTCACCATTTAAACCCGGTATATACTAAAATCAATTACAAATTGACCAAAATTTTCTTATAAAACATACACTTAGCATATTAATTAATTAAAGAAGCTGAAATGCAAACTAACTTAAAACACATATGGGATCACACACTTGATCCTTTCAGGAAAATCATCAAACTTGTTTACATACCATTTTCTAGTCTCATAACTCCTCCCAATCAAGTAACATGAGTCACCGAGCGCGATGACAAAAGCCATTGGTGTTTGGCTAATGAACGACAACCCCCAAAAGATGACGATTTCGAACAAATAATGAGGACAAATAACCAACCCAAATAGTCCTCCTTGAGGAATCTTGTACTCTTTTTCACCTTCCTTCCTTAGTTTCGAGAGGAGATTGTGATGATAAAAGCTTCCAATGATTCCAACAATAAACATTATCGAACCAATGTATTTTAGATCGATGGATGGCTCGTCGAGACTCATGCTCAGATAGTGAACGACTATCATGCTCGTAGCAACGTAGAAATAAAAGATGGAGATGAGAATGATTGAACCTAGAATCATGCCACCACTGTACTTGTGGACAAACAGAACCTACAAACCATAAGTTAAAACTCAGACATAAGTTAAAATACGACTTTGACACCATGCTGATAATAATAAAGTTCATGGGTTCTGTTTTTTTATTTCCTAtcaatttgttgaattttaaagttTTTTGGAAGCAACCACAAAATGGAACTAAAACGAAATTCATATTTCAAAACCAAAACACGAACTGAAAACTGAATATTCAGCTCGACTTTTGTTAAAACTAAAAATTTTAAAGATATataattttactaaaattatcattatgaTTTTAAAATCGATTTATGGTCCATATATACAAAAATAATTTAACAAATATATTATTCGTTGAATCTTAATTTTAAATTCAGTTTAACTGAATTTAAAAGCGTAATCAAAAATCGAATTTAGATTCGTAAACTAATTAAACCGAAGAattcaaatttattattattattattattttttacaattTTCATTAGATTTGATTTTAAATTTAAACGATTTGGAGTTAacgacataaattaataaatttatgaACTAAAACAAAATTTACATCAAACTATACATTTTCATACTTACACTTCTAACATGTACAACCTGTTCCTATAAATTTTTTCAttcgtcccaatttaatagtcatGTTTTTGTTTTGATTTTTAAAGTACATAATTTAATAGTCttattttgacttatcaaaattaCTAATATTTCAACTTTGACTTTGAATAACTATTTTTGTGTTACCGTATATttgataaaagttatatttttaaagtacctaatttaatagtttttattttgactttttaaaatattaattttactttaaATAACTATTTTTGTGTTACTGTATATTTGATAAAAGTTACGGAGTATATAAAATGAAGACAAAATTGCACCGGGGGTCCTGTGGTTTGTTCGAAACAACAAgcggagtccaaaagaattttttcaccttgGGGGTCACTATGGTTTGCAGATGTTTCATGGGGAGTCCATTCTCTGACGTCCGTCAAAAATCTCCGTTAAATCTCACCATGTGCCAAGCACATGAGGGTAAAATGGTCTCTTGAATTTTATTTTTCTAATTGATATATCACTTTTTCTCATCAAACATAACCTGCAACTCATTTCACTCTTCACTCTTAACATTAAAATATGGGAGGTGATATCGATTCCATTAGAATATGTTCCAACAAAAAGCTTTTACCTTCACAATCAATCACAAATTGTTTAGATCTGTATATCGTATTTGTTGCCACAATTTCTGCCACCAAACTTTCTCACTCGAAGATGATGAAATGGAATTTGGAACCTCTCGCAATTGGACGTCCACCATTACCACCGGTGCAATTTTGTCTTTAAATTTTTTTAAGTATTTTTTTTACATTTCTTTTCTTTTAAATCACACCAATTCCTTATCTTGCTCTAACAAATCAAAATACAAATACAATCAGATCTCTATCATTGATTCATTTCTCGCAACCTAGTTGAGTTGAAAAGGTATATACATCATTAAATCCAGATTCGGGCATCATTTGTTTATCAGTACTTAGGAGAGCATCAGATCTCGAGCATTCAGATTTTTTTCTGGTGGTTGTGGCCGGTGGTTTGAAATACGAAGTTGGAAAATGAAATGTTTAAGAACATATACAAATTTCTTGTAAAAAATACCACCACCAGTTGGATCGACATCAAAGAGACGGAGTAAgggttttatatttaatttgtaacaCCGCCGAAAAAATCGCCAAACCCATCTCTAGAATTGCAAGCAGATCTGAATTTGagtatttttagtatttaatttTGTGGTTTGAAAGAAAATGTGAGTTTGAAAGAAATGGGGAAAAAATACGGTACAGGTAAGTAGGGTTTCAAGAGTTTGCAGCTGTAAAGAGGAAGAATAAATAAATACcgaaaataccctcatgtgcacTGCACATGATGAATTTTAACGGAAAAATATAACGTCGCTAGCAAAATGGACTCCCTATGAAACTATTGCAAACCACAGTGACCCCCAAGGTGAAAAATTTCTTTTGAACTCCGCTTGTTATTtcgaacaaaccacagggaccccgATGCAATTTTGTCTAAAATGAAAGTACATACAAAACTTAATTTATTCATATAAATTTAATCaaatatcaaatattatataacaaaaaaatttatttaaagtcaaagttataAAATACAAAACTTTGAAAAGTTACTATTAAATTAGGATGAAGGTAGCAATAATTTTGGGTGTAGAAAAACATTACCTCAAAATCTCTTTTGAAGAAATGAAATGTAACAGCCAGCTTAACCAAAAAGAATCTAAGATCGCCACCGGGTAATAGGAAGAACGCAACAACTCCGGCCAAGAATGCCGGCGTGTATAGTATCAGCATACCTATTCTACTTGATAACTTAATACCTTGTTTGGTTGAAGGTTTTTTAGTTGAACTAGAGTTTGCGAATTTGGAATATTCGAGATGATTTCCTATAACCTCTGCAATGCCTAAGTAAACAGTCGATATTAATGTCACAATAGTTGCTAATGTAACCCAAATCGACGGCTCATCGAACATGAAATGTTGCAACACGGGTATCTTCATTTGTTGTTGAACAATGTAAAATTGATTGAGGGTTTTTTGGTGAAAACTAAATGGGTTTGCAAATTGCAATTTAGTTTAAAGgcacgtgtgtgtatatatatgattGAAAAGATCGAGTTGCCTTTAAAATAAATGAATAAAAACAAATGATTGAAAAGAGTAGGTGCTAAAATTAGTCAATGATATCTGTGTGAAAATGACCCTTTtaactattatattatattatattatattatacttatattctAAAACACAttggtaaattattatattatattatattatattatattattatactataCTTATATTCTAAAAAACATTGGAAAAATGAATAGTGCTCATGGGTGTTTTCGACTTTTTATCTTTTTTTCCCAAGTTCAATCACAAACACCCTCACACTTTATCCAAAAAATTGAATCCACCTCCAAACAGAGGGGTAAAGTGTCAATTAACCATTCttataaaaaaatttaaacaaactccacccaaatattcaacgggtcatatcttcgcaCTCgtaccgagttaaatttttccacccatatcgttaaactcaaaataattttaggaacacaatgtcactagttatacgcaaaacggacgctttttaaaaaatgctaaatatttggggtacttttcatacacgttaattctccgttaaatttttaaaagtcgaaaaCTCCATAGCGAagcgcggagatgcacatatattgttaattttaaataacatttaaatatttcacgggttataccttttagttcgactcgagttgcgcttcaacaacatcatcgttagccacaaaatttttttacaaactaaacgcaataaaatacattgaaaatcaaaccccggcgcgaagcgagggttcgaacactagttttAACTATTTATGGATTATATGCCATCGATGAAGCCATGGATATACGGGACTATCAATCATTTTTTTATAGGAGTTGATCTTGTCACACATAAATTTGATTCAACCACATCAACTATCGTAAACTTCTCaatatacccttttaaattttaaagaGAGACAATTATTAACTTTATCCCATGGATACTCTTCTTTTCCCAAGTCATACTATCACCCTATTAGACTACTCGTAGCGGCATCAAAGCCATAATGTGTCGATGTGGAGGGAAAGAAGCGCCACAAAATGGCGTATCCGTGCGTCTCTTTGAGGCGTTTCTTAGGCGTATGTTCGAATCCAATGAGCCAAGCAATGTGAGTATGAATCGGGGTTAGTTTTCTTTT
This genomic window from Rutidosis leptorrhynchoides isolate AG116_Rl617_1_P2 chromosome 2, CSIRO_AGI_Rlap_v1, whole genome shotgun sequence contains:
- the LOC139892835 gene encoding uncharacterized protein, with the translated sequence MKIPVLQHFMFDEPSIWVTLATIVTLISTVYLGIAEVIGNHLEYSKFANSSSTKKPSTKQGIKLSSRIGMLILYTPAFLAGVVAFFLLPGGDLRFFLVKLAVTFHFFKRDFEVLFVHKYSGGMILGSIILISIFYFYVATSMIVVHYLSMSLDEPSIDLKYIGSIMFIVGIIGSFYHHNLLSKLRKEGEKEYKIPQGGLFGLVICPHYLFEIVIFWGLSFISQTPMAFVIALGDSCYLIGRSYETRKWYVNKFDDFPERIKCVIPYVF